A window of Watersipora subatra chromosome 10, tzWatSuba1.1, whole genome shotgun sequence genomic DNA:
ACTCATCTGATACAAACTGTCTGCCATTGTTCGTTACTATAGATTCGGGAAGTCCTTCTGTTATAAAAATATGGCGCAGCATAGCAATAGTGTGGGACGATGTCGTGCTTCCTACATCCATAATAGCTACATATGGATATTTAGAGTATGAGTCAACACACAGTAGCCACATTTTGTCTTTAAAGGGTCCAGCAAAATCAAGGTGAATTCTTTCCCATCGTTTCTGAGATACTGGCCATGCAGAGTATGTTTGTTGTGGTTCATTAGCTAAGAGTCAGCATGGTTCACAGGTTCTAACCATGTGCTCAATGTCCTTGCCAATGGAAGGCCACCACACATAGTGACGAGCGAGCTGCTTCATTCTAACGATTCCCTAATGGGATGTGTGCAGTGTATCAAGGACCTGAGAAATGATATTTCTGGGAATAACTGCTCTGGTGTGTGCATCTCGTTGTACCAACAGTATTCCTTTATGCATAAATAAAGAATCTTTCATTCTCAGATAGGGGAGTAGATGCAAAAGGTCTCTTGGCAGTTTCTTTGGCCAGTTACCCTGCGTGATCTAGCCTCTGACTAATTCAAGGTCAGCATCTTTTGTCGTTTCGTGCAGGATTAAGGAAGCATCAAGTGGTGAGTCCACCAAATCCTCTTGAATCATATGCGATATTTCCTCACTATCACGAGCTTCTTGTGAATCAAAAACAATGGCTGGGCTGGGCCTTGGGGTAAGCGAGAAAGGCCGTCGGCATTGCCGTGTTGTTGAGTTGGTTTATATCGAATATCATATTGGTAGGCCATGAGAGTCAGTGCCCATCTCTGGAGTCTTTGAGCGGTGAGCAATGGGATGTGTTTGTCAGGGGAAAATATGGCAACTAAAGGCTCATGGTCTGTGACAAGGGCGAATTTACGACCAAATAAGTATTGTCTGAATTTGCTCACACCATAGATAATGCTCAGCCCTTCTTTTTCAATCTGTGAGTAATTGCGTTGTGGTGCGTTTAACGTTTTTGAAGCATGAGCTATTGGTCTTTCTACGCCATTTTCTTCCTGTAGCAGTACTGCACCGATGCCATACTGTGATGCATCTGTGGATAAAATTACGGCTTTGTTAGAGTCAAAATGAGTCAGCTGGGTAGTGTGAATAACATCTTGCTTTAGCTGTTAAAATGATTTCTCACACTGTGGTGTCCACTGAAAAGTAACATTTTTGCAAAGCAGTCTATTGAGTGGAGCTGCTTTGTCTGCGAGGCTTCCTATGAACCTGCCATAGTAGTTGATTTTTCCCAGGAAAGCCTTAACTTCATGGAAATTCTGAGGTTTTGGTAGACGCTCGAGAGCAGCTATGGCTTCATTGGATGGTGTTTTACCATTTTTGTCAATGTGGTGGCCCAGATAGTCCACAGAGGTTTTGAAGAACTGACATTTTGACTGCTGGATACAGAAGCCATACTTTTGGAGTCTTTTTAGCAGTTTGTCTAGATTGCTCCAGTGTTTTTCACTGGTGCTGCCAGTTACTATGAGGTTATCCAGGTATGCAGCAACACCTGGTAAATCACTAGTCATTGTGTCCATGCATCTTTGAAACTGGGCGGGACTGCATGCAACCCCAAAGCACATTCTAGTATAACGAAAAAGCCGCAATGGTGTATTGATGACGCAAAGTTGCTTAGCTTGTTCGTCTAACTCTATCTGCAAATAGGCATCGGCAAGATCGATTTTGGTGAAACGTTGGCCGCCTTGAGGTTTTTCCATAAGCTCATCTAATTTTGGCAAAGGGTGGCTGGTCAACAGATATCTGTTTGTTTAGCATTCTAAAGTCCCCACAAATTCTCACTTTTCCATTAGGTTTTGATACGGCCACAATTGGTGCCGCATAGTTGCTGAAATCAATATGTTCCAACACTCCTGCTTGGACTAAACGCTCAATTTCTAGTTTCACAGCTTCCCGTCGGGAAAATGGTACTTCTCTTGGCTTGAAAAAAACAGACTGTGATTTTTCTTTGAGGTGTATTGAAGCTTTCAGTTTTTTACAGCGTCCCAATCTTTTGTTGAACACTTCTAGATATTTTGTTGCCAGTGCACTGACTTTACCTGCCAAACCCTCAACCAGGTCGCTTTGAATTGTGTTTACATTTTCTAACACCACTGACAAGCCCATCTGTGACAAGCCGAAAAGATCACTCCAGTTTAAGCCAAATAGGTTAGATCCTGCAGGTGTATCGACTACTAACAAACGCAGGTTTTGTTTTACCTAGGATCCAACTCCAACATCTACATAGCATTCTCCTTTGACTTGAAGTCTGCGGACCCCATACCCACtgacacaagtttttgtttccGCCAGTTGCGGTGAACCGAGTTGTTTATATCCTTCCAAGCCTATCATGGAACATGTAGCTCCAGTGTCCCACTGAAATTTGGCGTCGATTCCAATGACCTTTAGATTTACCCAGATTTGTTTTCCAACTCGTTCAATTATGTCTACCTTTGTTTTCTGCTGGGCATGTCTTGTAGTGTCACGGCTATGCCTAACTGTGCACACTGATTCTTCAGCTAGGTTTGAGTTTTGGACTTCAGCCTTTGTAGATTGCCCACCCTTCGATTTGCAAACAGGCGAGATATGCCCTTTTCTGGTGCAGATTCTACAAACGATTTCTCTACAAGGGCAATCTTTGCAATTGTGTTTGATAAAACAACTCGGACAGGATTTTAGCGAGTTAGAATTAGAGTTTCTTTGGTTACTACTTTGAGCGCTTTGGGCTCGTCTGGTTCTCTGTTCATATGTGTCAGACATTCTGTTAACCGAATCTGGAGGTAGTTCATTGAACTCACCTTTCAGCACTCTATCCGTTTCCGTAGTTTTGATGTATGTTACGGCTTTAGCGAGCACATCATCAAGGGTAGGGTTGTTGTCCAGTAAGCACTGGCGTCTGACATCAGCGTGGGGTGTTTCTTTGATTATGACGTCTTTAATCTGATCATCTACATAGCTCTGACCACAGCCATTATTTTTGCAAGTAAAATTACAGTGGCGTGCTAAGCCCTGTAACTCTGCAGCCCAATCAGCATACGTTTGattctttttcattttacacTGATAGAACTCATACCGTGCTGCTTGTATATGAACACTATCC
This region includes:
- the LOC137406947 gene encoding uncharacterized protein, which produces MEDTVKAMMGAMQQQQVLFQTQMLELIEKSETRTLQGTNSTPTIPKFDTFDKETEKWQIYLERFNQHFAVYNVTDAKQKRACLLSWVGAPTYDLMMNLFSSEDITTKSFTELTQKLTNHYKDSVHIQAARYEFYQCKMKKNQTYADWAAELQGLARHCNFTCKNNGCGQSYVDDQIKDVIIKETPHADVRRQCLLDNNPTLDDVLAKAVTYIKTTETDRVLKGEFNELPPDSVNRMSDTYEQRTRRAQSAQSSNQRNSNSNSLKSCPSCFIKHNCKDCPCREIVCRICTRKGHISPVCKSKGGQSTKAEVQNSNLAEESVCTVRHSRDTTRHAQQKTKVDIIERVGKQIWVNLKVIGIDAKFQWDTGATCSMIGLEGYKQLGSPQLAETKTCVSGYGVRRLQVKGECYVDVGVGS